CGGAATATGGCCTCACGCCGGACGAAGCCCTCGCCATGAGCCTTGACCGGGACATTTCGGAGTTTTTCGAGGATACGGCGAAGAGGGGCCTGCCCCCGCACAAGGTGACAAACTGGATCACGACCCACCTTGCCCCCATGCTGAAGGACCGGAACCAGACCATCGAGGAGACGGCCCTTACGGCGGAGCGTTTCGCCCGGCTTCTAGCCATGCTCGAAAAAGGCGTCATCAACGCCCATGGGGCCAGAGAGATCCTTCTCAAGCTCCTTGAATCGAACGAATCCCCTGAAGATCTCGTCGAAAAAGGTCAATTCCGCCAGGTTTCGGACACGTCCGAGCTGGAAGGGATCATCGATGGCATTATCGCAGATCATTCGGCTGACGTGGAAGACTTTCGGAAGGGAAACGAGAAAGTCGTAGGCTTCCTCATGGGCCTCGCCATGAAGGCATCAAAAGGAAAAGCAAACCCCAAACTCTTAAGAGAAATGCTGGTAAAGCGTCTCGCATGATCGCAAACCTCGTGGGCGTCAAGTCCTGCAAAATCACAGATCCTTAGTCCTCAGGGACATCCTGCTCAGAGAGTACCAGGGACGTCCTTAAGCCAGCCCCGTCTCGATGCAGCAGGTACCCTCCATCATGTCATGATCCGCGGCATAGAGAGACGGAACATACTCAGGGATGCATGGGACAGGAGGGACCTCATCGACAGGCTCTCCCTCCTTTTGCCCGAGACCCGGACGGCCTGCTACGCCTGGTCCTTCATGCCGAACCACGCCCACTTCCTCATGCGGAGCGGCCCCTCCGGTATAGCCGACCTCATGAGGAGGCTTCCCACGGGCTATGTCGTCAGCTTCAACAGGAGGCACAGGAGAACGGGCCAGCTCTTCCAGAACCGCTACAAGTCCATCATCTGCGACGAAGACGTATACTTCCGGGAGCTTGTCGGCTGCATCCACCTCAACCCGATCCGTGCCATTCTACCAGAGCTTTTCGGCAACGGGGACCCTGGCACGCTCTTCGAGGCGGATCGCCTTTGTTTTACATACTGAACGGCAGACACCGCAGCCATAGCACCATCTTTGGTCAATGACGGCTTTCTTGTTTGAGGCGCTGTAGCTGATGGCGCCGAACTGGCAGACGGACAGGCACGAGCGGCAGCCCGAACATGCCTGAGGGGCAATTTCCGCAACGTACTCGGCCCGAAACATAACAGGAAGGGCATGCGTTACGGTCGTGCGCATTGCGAGACAATCGGAGCGGTCACAGTTGCATATGGCGGCAATGAAGGGTGTTTGGAAGGTCCAGACGCTGTGACAGAGGCCCTCCCGTTCATGTTCGCGAAAGGCCGCCATGGCTTCGTCTCTGGTCAGCAGCTCATTTTCAGCGGCATCAGGTCCGTTGATAAAACTCTTGTCGACACCGCGCATGATCTCGGCAAGTCCTCCGCCGTTGGGTCCCAGACTCACGGCGTAGCAGTAGCGTTTTTCTTTTCCGAGAGTGACCCGGCGGCAGATGCAGGAGATGCGTACGATGGAATTGACGAAGCCGAAGATCCTTTCGATATCTTCAATGGGCACCACCTGGCCGAAGTGGTTCTTCTTCATCCTCCTGGTAACAATGCGGCCTACGACACTCCTGATCAGCCGCGGTGCCTTGCCTAGCATCTCAAGACGCTTGTTCGCCCGCACAAGCCCGTCCGTGTCGGAGACGAATTCCTCGATGAACCTGCGCCGACGGATATCGCTCAGGAGATCATCGGAATAGTTTCTCGCCTGCAGATACCACTTCTCTCCCTTGCCATGTTTCACACAAAATTCGCACATTCCCGCACCACTCAAAACAGGTTATGCAATAACCCCCGCCGGGCTGTGATCCGGCGCCGCGAATCACAGCAACATAATTATTAGTTGAAATGAAGGTTTTGTCAATTGACCGGAGGGGGGAGGTTGAATTGTGCCTGAGTGCCCGCGCTATTACTTTGGCCCACGCCTGTCCTATTTTTATCGTTGTCATTTGGTCGTTATTACGAGAGAATGAAAAAGAGAGGGTTGCCCCTTTTTTGTACTGAACACCATATTTATTGCAGTTTATGATGGGAGCAGGCGGGCATGTTCACGATATTGAAAAAGTATGAAAAGATAATGATCCAAGCCCTCATGGTGATGATGGCGGTCGTGCTGGGCTTGGCCACCATCGACCTGGGCTGGCTCATCATCAAAGACATCATCAAGCCACCATATTTTCTCCTGAGCGTCGATCAGCTTCTCGAGATATTCGGGCTCTTCATGCTCGTCCTGATAGGGATAGAGCTCTTGGAAAGCATTATGAAGACCTACATCACGCAGGATCAACCTAATTATGAGGTCGTTCTTTCCGTCGCGATCATAGCCATTGCCCGTAAGGTCATCATTCTCGATGTGAAGGAGACCGATAGCCTGAGCCTCCTCGGGATTGCAGCAACAGTGTTGACCTCCGAATAAGACCTTGTTTATAATTCCTTCACCGCGTAATACTGTGCAGACTGGTGTTGGGAGACCGGCGGCCGGAGTCCCAGTTCCGGACGCGGTATAAGTTCCAGGATAGATTAGGAGTTCAAGAAGCTTTCGTTCGTACTGTCAGCAAAGGGGTCGATCACAGGAGGGCTTGATGCGGTTTTTGATATCTCTCATCACCTTGCTTTTCACTTCTCTTGCAGTAATCGGACTGGTGCAGCCCTCTTTTGCAGCTGGAATCAAGATAGAACCATGTTATGCAAAGAATATGACGAAGCGGTATGCCATGCCGCCGGAGACGGAGATCATCGATCTCTTCGGACACAGCTTTCAGATGAAAGACTCCTGTGTCCCCTTGCGCGTCAAAGTGACATGGCAGGAACACTTTCAGAACATGAGCGACAATTTCTACGAGTTCAAGTATCAACAGTCCTACCTGGGCGAGTTGTGGTACAAGACGGACAAGAAAATACTCGCCCTTCACGGGTCGGCCCAGGTGTTCAAAGGCGAAGATGTGCTGAGGTTGATGAGAGGCTTTGGAAGAAGCTGCCAGAATCCCCGGGGTGGAACATGCAGAAAATGGATCGATTATTCGTTTCACGACTTGTCCGCGAAGAAGCTTATGGGAGCCAATTCCGGAACGATTCAGTTCCACACTCCCCATGTCAGCGAGGATCCCTTTTTCGTCACCGGTGCCAAGCTTGTTTTCGGGCAGGGAACGAAGGAATGGAATATCGGCCCCCTCATCTTGAACAACGAATTGCTGGCGTCGATGGATTATGACCGCATCATCGAAGCGATGCAAAAAAAGGAAAAGTTCAGGACAAAGGTTGTCTACAATGGAGATAACGATAGAGACGAGGAGCAAAGTCATAAGCACGGGGATATAGAGATCGAACTCGATTTCTTTCCCGCCTGCGACATGAAACTGAATGTGGTGAGCCCTGAATTCAACCGCAAGTATCTTTTTGATTCGGAGACGGGGAGTGTTCGAATTGAGGCCCGCGTGAACGATGATTTCCCCGAAAAGTACGCCCGGGACCTGGTGTGGTCCGTTCCGGAAAAGACCGGTTCCTCGGTCCGGTTCATACCGGAAGACAGAAAAGGCCGGCAGATCACGATAATCTACGAGGGGCTTCCTGAGTATAACAAGGACCTCGGCAACACGGTGATAACGGTGGAAGGCGACGCCGGCTCGATCTGCGGAAAGCTTACAGCCCGGCAGAACGTCCAGCTTTTCTTTGAAAGAGATAAACCAAGCAGCTTCGACCCCGCCCAGCCCAATTGGTTCTATTACTGGATGCAAACCGCGGCAGGGCACGGGCAAAAGGTCGGGAAAGATGTCTTTTATCGAGGGAATGGGGAAGGCTGCGAGCCGGAAAGAAGAATTCAAGGTTACTATGATATACGAATGGATGACGATGGCAGATTTCATGGCGACTCTTACGTGAACATATGCAACCTCATCACCAATTTGAACAAGGACCTCATATACACGTATATCATTGGTTCTTCCAAACCGGCTTCCGGAATTGATGCCTTTGCCATTATCGTTCTGCACGAGCTTTCCCACAGAAAGCACTATATCGAGTGGTGGAATCCAAGAGGGGGACGGCCAGTGGGAGGGAGGTATACCAATGAAAGCGGTCAGGTGATCTATGTTGACAAGGATACGGACCAGATTCCCGATG
The DNA window shown above is from Syntrophorhabdus sp. and carries:
- a CDS encoding 4Fe-4S dicluster domain-containing protein; its protein translation is MCEFCVKHGKGEKWYLQARNYSDDLLSDIRRRRFIEEFVSDTDGLVRANKRLEMLGKAPRLIRSVVGRIVTRRMKKNHFGQVVPIEDIERIFGFVNSIVRISCICRRVTLGKEKRYCYAVSLGPNGGGLAEIMRGVDKSFINGPDAAENELLTRDEAMAAFREHEREGLCHSVWTFQTPFIAAICNCDRSDCLAMRTTVTHALPVMFRAEYVAEIAPQACSGCRSCLSVCQFGAISYSASNKKAVIDQRWCYGCGVCRSVCKTKAIRLEERARVPVAEKLW
- a CDS encoding phosphate-starvation-inducible PsiE family protein, whose amino-acid sequence is MFTILKKYEKIMIQALMVMMAVVLGLATIDLGWLIIKDIIKPPYFLLSVDQLLEIFGLFMLVLIGIELLESIMKTYITQDQPNYEVVLSVAIIAIARKVIILDVKETDSLSLLGIAATVLTSE